One Xiphophorus maculatus strain JP 163 A chromosome 9, X_maculatus-5.0-male, whole genome shotgun sequence DNA segment encodes these proteins:
- the LOC102220606 gene encoding uncharacterized protein LOC102220606 isoform X1, with protein sequence MSAMASSACIKRMILGDGPLILDGGLATELEARGAELQGDPLWSARLLHTNPQAIKEAHSRFLLSGADVITTATYQASVQGFISHLGVSCDEARELLMSGVHLAKETVETFRPGDRSLLVAGSVGPYGAFLHDGSEYSGAYAQRMSVEELKLWHKAQVECLAAAGADLVAFETIPSIKEAQAVVELLREFPDCNAWLSFSCKDEKHISDGSPFVDAVRLACRSPQLLAVGVNCCHPAVVEPLLDSARAALGPGVSWVVYPNSGEEWDAEQGWPRSEWTAGWTPELSGAWLKQGAALLGGCCRIGPAHIAALRRQLKGSSSSSSDPADSNT encoded by the exons a TGTCTGCCATGGCTTCATCTGCTTGCATAAAACGGATGATACTCGGCGACGGTCCCCTGATCTTGGACGGTGGACTTGCAACTGAACTAGAGGCGCGTGGAGCTGAACTTCAG ggGGATCCTTTATGGAGCGCCAGGCTTTTGCACACGAACCCCCAGGCAATAAAGGAGGCTCATTCCAG GTTTCTCCTCAGCGGCGCTGATGTCATCACGACTGCAACGTACCAGGCGAGCGTCCAGGGATTCATCAGCCACCTGGGCGTGAGCTGCGATGAGGCCAGAGAGCTGCTGATGTCCGGAGTTCATCTGGCCAAAGAGACGGTGGAGACTTTCCGCCCCG GGGACAGAAGTCTGTTGGTGGCGGGCTCCGTTGGGCCGTATGGAGCCTTCCTCCATGATGGATCAGAGTACAGCGGGGCGTACGCGCAGAGGATGAGCGTGGAA GAGCTCAAACTATGGCATAAGGCGCAGGTGGAGTGCTTAGCAGCAGCGGGGGCCGACCTCGTGGCCTTTGAGACCATCCCGAGTATCAAAGAGGCCCAGGCCGTGGTGGAGCTGCTGAGGGAGTTCCCGGACTGCAACGCCTGGCTGTCGTTCTCCTGTAAG GACGAGAAGCACATTTCGGACGGCAGCCCGTTCGTGGACGCCGTTCGGCTCGCCTGCAGGTCGCCCCAGCTGCTCGCTGTGGGAGTCAACTGCTGCCACCCGGCGGTGGTGGAGCCGCTGCTGGACTCGGCCAGGGCGGCCCTGGGCCCCGGCGTGAGCTGGGTGGTGTACCCAAACAGCGGGGAGGAGTGGGACGCCGAGCAGGG ATGGCCGAGGTCAGAGTGGACGGCAGGATGGACGCCCGAGCTGAGCGGCGCCTGGCTGAAGCAGGGAGCCGCCCTGTTAG GTGGCTGCTGCCGCATCGGTCCGGCTCACATCGCAGCGTTGAGGCGGCAGCTGAAAGGAAGCAGCTCGTCTTCATCGGATCCGGCCGACAGCAACACATAA
- the LOC102220606 gene encoding uncharacterized protein LOC102220606 isoform X2 produces the protein MASSACIKRMILGDGPLILDGGLATELEARGAELQGDPLWSARLLHTNPQAIKEAHSRFLLSGADVITTATYQASVQGFISHLGVSCDEARELLMSGVHLAKETVETFRPGDRSLLVAGSVGPYGAFLHDGSEYSGAYAQRMSVEELKLWHKAQVECLAAAGADLVAFETIPSIKEAQAVVELLREFPDCNAWLSFSCKDEKHISDGSPFVDAVRLACRSPQLLAVGVNCCHPAVVEPLLDSARAALGPGVSWVVYPNSGEEWDAEQGWPRSEWTAGWTPELSGAWLKQGAALLGGCCRIGPAHIAALRRQLKGSSSSSSDPADSNT, from the exons ATGGCTTCATCTGCTTGCATAAAACGGATGATACTCGGCGACGGTCCCCTGATCTTGGACGGTGGACTTGCAACTGAACTAGAGGCGCGTGGAGCTGAACTTCAG ggGGATCCTTTATGGAGCGCCAGGCTTTTGCACACGAACCCCCAGGCAATAAAGGAGGCTCATTCCAG GTTTCTCCTCAGCGGCGCTGATGTCATCACGACTGCAACGTACCAGGCGAGCGTCCAGGGATTCATCAGCCACCTGGGCGTGAGCTGCGATGAGGCCAGAGAGCTGCTGATGTCCGGAGTTCATCTGGCCAAAGAGACGGTGGAGACTTTCCGCCCCG GGGACAGAAGTCTGTTGGTGGCGGGCTCCGTTGGGCCGTATGGAGCCTTCCTCCATGATGGATCAGAGTACAGCGGGGCGTACGCGCAGAGGATGAGCGTGGAA GAGCTCAAACTATGGCATAAGGCGCAGGTGGAGTGCTTAGCAGCAGCGGGGGCCGACCTCGTGGCCTTTGAGACCATCCCGAGTATCAAAGAGGCCCAGGCCGTGGTGGAGCTGCTGAGGGAGTTCCCGGACTGCAACGCCTGGCTGTCGTTCTCCTGTAAG GACGAGAAGCACATTTCGGACGGCAGCCCGTTCGTGGACGCCGTTCGGCTCGCCTGCAGGTCGCCCCAGCTGCTCGCTGTGGGAGTCAACTGCTGCCACCCGGCGGTGGTGGAGCCGCTGCTGGACTCGGCCAGGGCGGCCCTGGGCCCCGGCGTGAGCTGGGTGGTGTACCCAAACAGCGGGGAGGAGTGGGACGCCGAGCAGGG ATGGCCGAGGTCAGAGTGGACGGCAGGATGGACGCCCGAGCTGAGCGGCGCCTGGCTGAAGCAGGGAGCCGCCCTGTTAG GTGGCTGCTGCCGCATCGGTCCGGCTCACATCGCAGCGTTGAGGCGGCAGCTGAAAGGAAGCAGCTCGTCTTCATCGGATCCGGCCGACAGCAACACATAA